The nucleotide window CGCGCTTATGTTCGTGATAGAGCTGCGATAAGCAGGTTGCCATTTTGCCGCTGCCCGGTCCGGGTGCGGTAACAACCACCAAAGGCCGACTGGTTTCAATATATTCATTGCGGCCGAAGCCATTGTCGCTGACGATAAGCGCAACGTTCAGCGGATACCCTTCGATGCTGTAGTGCAAAAACACCGGCACTCCCAAGCGGTTCAGCTGACGCTTAAACAATTTTGCCGCAGCTTGCCCATTGAACTGCGTGATGACGACACTGCCCACATACAAACCAATGCCGCGGAACGCGTCGATCAGACGCAGCACATCCGCATCATAGGTGATGCCCAAATCACCTCTGATTTTATTGCTCTCGATATCACCGGCTTTGATCACAACGATGATTTCGACTTGATCATTGATCGATTTGAGCATTTGCAATTTGCTATCCGGTTTGAAACCGGGCAGTACTCTGGCTGCATGGTAATCGTCAAACAGTTTGCCGCCAAATTCCAGGTAAAGTTTGCCGCCGAATTTCTCAATTCGATTGCGGATTTCCCGTGACTGCCGCTCAATATACAGATCATTATCAAAACCCTTGCGGATCAAATCCGGCACCCCCTTCATCGTCAATCGTTTCAAACCCATTTCATAAACCGTAATATATCACACCTGCGGAGCACTTACAAGCAGAAAAATTCAACGCCGCCAAATCCCGCAAACCTCGACAAGGGATCCCTGCAACTCTTGTGGAAATAAACATAAAATGATCAATCAACCAATGGTCAGAGCAGAAAAGAATGGATTGATGAGGTGTTTTGAGATGATCTGTCACTTTCCATGGATTCCTTTAGCCGACACCGGCTTCCTGCTGCCGACGACGGATCTGATTTTACAAATTCAAAATCACCTGGCTGCCGATGGCTTGGGTCATCCGCAACCGGGAACTCCCCGTTTCATTTTCACCCTGGCGCAATTGACCACCCGTCTGCTGCAGGATGCCAGGCAAACCGAGCGGCTGCTCTTACCGCGCGAGCAGGAGCTGATCCTGCTTGATTTGCTGAAAGCACTGCGCAGTCAAAATCAACTGCGCTCTTTTCGCTTTGGTGATCAGCAAAAGGGGCTTGCCCAGTCCTTGCTGCGCAGCATCACCACCTGTAAGGAAAACGGCATAGACTGCCGACAGCTGACACTTGCGGCAGCCGCTGTAAATTCCGCGCGCTTAACCGATCTGGCGACGGTCTATACCGCTTATGAAAATAGAAAAAAAGACATCGGCTGTATCGATGCTGCCGACCAGCCTCTTTTGCTGCTCAATTTGCTGCAGAATGGCGAAATACCAGCTTTATTTCACAATTTACAGGCTTTAGAGGGCAGTTACCTCTATCATCTCAACCAGGCAGAACAAGCGCTTCTGCAGAAGCTGCAGGAGCTGGCAGCCAACAGCGCCGTCGATTGCAGCGAGCCACCCGCCTTAGCCGGATGGGAACAGCCGCCATGCCTGCATTTCTTGGCGGCGCCGGATCTGCGCCGGGAAACCAGAGAGATAGTCCGCCGTGTCAAACAATCTCTGACCGGGGGTATCGCTCCGCAGGAGTGGTGTTTGGCAGTGCGCGATGAAACGATTTATTTCCCTTTGCTGATGGAAGCGCTGCAGGATGCTGCGGTGCCCTTTAGCTGTGTTGCCCGGGAAGCGATCGGCCGTCAGCCTTTCTGTCAGGCCATGCTGACGCTGTTGGATACCGCCTCGTCTTTGCGTCAATTCAATCTGGCGCTTCTGTTGCGGCAGCCGCTGCTCAACCCCAAAGCCGATTTGGCGCAGAGCTTAGCCGGTCTTTGGCGTGCCGAAGGGCTTTCCGGTGATTGGGACGCCTGGTTCGCGCGGCTGGCAGCCGCCGAGCGCCGCAACAGCCGCCTGGCTGCCCTGCAAAAAAGCAAGGAAGAGGATGCGCTCAATTTTCTGATTCTGCCGCCGGATTTTTTTGCGGAGGGGCGCCAATATTTAGAGCAATGGCAGCAGGATTTGGCACAGCTGCCCTCTGCTGCCACACCGGAGCAATTCCGCACGGCAATTCTGCACCTGATGCAATGCCGGCAGATTGATCAAAACCTGCGGCGCTTGGCAAAGATCAATCTGTCGGAAGCGGATTTTCTGCTGCAGGAAAAACGGCAGCGGGCTGCCTGGCAGGGTTTTTTGCAGGCCATGGAGCAGCTTTCCGCAACCGCGCCGCTGCTGCTCGAAAATGGCAGCTGGACTTTAACCGAATATCTCAGCGAGCTGAAAACCATCTTAAAAGGAATTCAGCTGACGATACCGTTCGGCCATCCGGCCGGCGTGCGTTTGGGCAGCCCTTCCTCCCTGAGAGGGCAGCATTTTTACGGAGTGGCTCTGCTCGGTCTCAATGACGCCGTCTTCCCCCGCTACCCGGTTGCCGATTGGATTCTGGAGGAGGAAAGCAAACGAGAACTGAGATCCTGCGGTTTTGTGATACCGGAAATCAGCAGCCTGATCGCCAAAGAAGAAGCCTTATTCCGCGGCTGTCTGCAGATGGCAGGAGAACAGCTGCTGCTCTCCTACAGCCTGCGTTCCAATAGCGGGGAAGCCTTATCGCCATCGCCTTATTTACTGTATTTACAGCTTGCGTTTCCGGAAGCCTATCGGATTCAAAGCGTACCGGCTTCTCCCTATGAAGTCGCCCTGGCAGATACTGTCTCAATGACAGAAGCAGCACAGGCGGTACGTGCCGGGCAGCCGCGTCAGGCGGAAACAACAGCCGCGCTGCAATGTGATCCCGCTTGGCTCCCGCTCGATTTAATCAATTCTCCTTCCTCCTATCTGCGTTATCAGGACTGTCCTTACGCCTATTTTCTTAATTATCTGCTGCAGCTGCAGCAACCTCAGGCTACTGAGACCGCTTTGTCCGCCCTGGATCGGGGAATTCTGATGCATCGCATCCTGGAGGAACTGACCAAGGCCTGGCAACAGCCGCTTTATACCGCATCCCCTCCCGATTTGGCAGCCTGCCGTCAATTGATTGCGCCGATTGTGGAAAAGCTCTGGCAGAAGCCGGAACTATTGGAAAGCACACCGCTGCTTTGGCAGGCGGAAGGACAACGTTTCCTGCGGCTGATGACCACTTGGCTAACCGAAGAAGCCGCTCTTTTTCAAGAAAAACAAGCCAGACCTTTCTTGCAGGAATGGAAATTCGGTGATGATCCCGCCGCTTTGCTGCGGCTGCCCGGCTGCCGCTACCCGTTGCATGGTAAAATTGACCGGGTTGATTTCCGTCAAAACAGCAGCGGTCAGGCGGAGGTTTTGCTTTATGATTATAAAAGCGGTCGGGCCGAGAATTATCAGATCCTGAAAACGCAGCCGCTGGAAGATGTGCAGCTGCTCTGCTATATGCTGGTCTGGCAGGCACTCAGACCGGAAAAAGCGCTGTCGGCTGCCTATTATTTCCCCGGCAGAGGCAGTGACGGACAACCAAAATTAATTGAGGCTGCCAATCAAGAAAACTGGCAGACCTTACAGGCGGACACGCTCGCTCTCTTGGCGGAGATTGACCGGCAGATCAGTTCCGGCAATTTCACGGCAAAACCCAGAAAAAAAGAAACCTGCGGCAATTGCAGCTACCTGGCCATCTGCCGAAGGGAGGCGATCTGATGAGCGTTTTATCGGAAGATCAGCAGTACGCCGCCGAACAGGTGGCGCAGTCGCTTGTGCTCACCGCCGGCGCCGGCGCCGGCAAAACACGGGTGTTGGTCGACCGCTACCTTAATCTTCTGCAAGCCGGTTTGGCCATCGATCAGATCGTTGCCATTACTTTTACCCGTAAGGCTGCGGCAGAAATGCGGGAACGGGTTGGTCAGGAGCTGCGCCGCAGCCTGACGGAGACAAGCGACCCCGCCGTAAAGCAGCAGCTTTCGCGATGGCTGCTGCTGCTGCCCACTGCCAATATCACCACCATCCATGGTTTTTGCAGCGGCCTGCTGCGCGCCAATCCCCTGGAAGCCGGTCTGGACCCCAATTTCAGTGTGATGGAAGAATGGCAGAGCAGCCGCCTGCTGCAGGAAGCCATGCGCAGCGCTTGTGAGCAGATACTGCAAAGCAAAGATTCCGGGCTGGAATTGCTGCTCTTAGAGCATTCTCCTTATCAGCTGATACCAAAGCTTTGCAGCTTTTATCAACAGTTGCGCAATAAGGGAGTCACTTTGCAGCAATTGGCGCAAGTCTCTGCGGCAGCGCCGGCGGATCGGCAGGTAATTTTAGCGGATCTCGCAGCCGCCATCCGTCTGCTTCGCGCCGCTCAGCCTAGATTTGATCAGCGCGGTACCGCCGTTTTAAAATCGTGGACCAAATTGCTGGAGCGCCTGGAGGACTTTAGGCAGATCGACTTTGCCGCAGCCGGCTTTGAGGAAATCGCTGCTTTGCTGCAGGACAGCATTGATCTCTGTAATGACTTGACGATCACCGGCAAAGCCAAACCCAGCAAGAACCTGCTGCTCAGTGACGAACTGATCCGGCAAAGCAAGCTGAGCGTCAGCCTCAATCAGCTTTACGAAAGCTGGCTGCAGCCATATTACAACTCCCTGCTCCAACTCTTTCAAACGGCGGAGCAGCTCTTCAGCCAGGCCAAAAGCAAGGCGGTAGCTTTGGATTTCGCTGATTTGGAAGCAAAATCGCTGCAGTTGCTGCAGGAAAATCCGCAGATTCTTACCCGCCTGCAGCAGCGGTATCAGGCTTTTTTAATTGATGAATTTCAGGATACCAATTATGGCCAGTATGCTTTCCTGTCCCTGCTGAACAACAGCAGCCTGGCACGCAGTCTCTTCATTGCCGGCGATGCACAGCAATCTATCTATGGCTTCCGCGGCGCGGTTGTGGAGCTGTTTTCCCGCCTTTCCGGCGAAATCGCCGTCGCTTTGCAGCCGTCTCGGCTGCCCGGCCGCAAACATTTGCGCAGCAATTACCGCAGCGGTGAAAAGATCATCGCCCTGATCAATGCCTTCTTTACGCCTTTGATGCCGGATTATGAAGCGATGATCGCTGCCCGTCAGCTGCCGTCAGAAACTGTTCAATTGGAACTGCTGCTGTCCTCCGGCGGCAGCGCCGAAGAATTCCGCCGCCTGGAAGCCGAAACCCTGGCAGACCGGCTGCAGCAGATGGTAGCGGCAAAGGAACAGCTGGTCTGGCAGCGCGAGAGCGATGGTACGGAAGCCGCCCGGGCGGTCACTTACGCGGATATCGCCTTGCTTTTTCGCAGCCGCAGCTCAATGACTTATTATGAAGCCGCCTTACGGCGCCGCAATCTCCCCTATCTGGTCCTGGGCAGCCGCTCTTTCTATCAAAGACGCGAAATCGAAGATATCCTTCTTTGTTTAACCGCCATCGCGCATCCGGATGATGAATTTACGCTTTGGGGTTGGCTGAATGTTCCCGTCAACAATCTGCCTGTCAATGCGCTGGCGGAGCATGTACTGCAATGCCGCAGGCGGCAGCAAAGCTGGCTGCAAAGCATTTGGTTCGGTAACCCCCAGTTTGCTGACGACTGGCAAGTAGCCTGGCGCCGCCTGACGAACTGGCGTTACCTGCAAGGCCATGTTGATCCGGCCGCCCTTTTGCAGCGCATCCACCGTGATCTGCAATGGGAAACGTATTTTGCCGGCTTGCCGGACGGCGAGCAAGCAATGACCAATCTTTGGAAATTTGAGAATCTGGTCATTGATGCCAGCGGTTTGGAATTCAACGGTTTGGAGGAATGCCTGCATTATTTCCGTCAGCTGGCAGAAGAAGAAAACGAAGGTGAACTGACCCTCTTTGAAGAGGGGCAAAATGCCATTCGGCTGATGACGATTCATGCCGCCAAGGGCTTGGAATTTCCCGTCCTGGTCCTGCCCGATTTGATTCGCAGACAGGAACTGCCGAACCGCGATCTGCTCTTATGGCATCCCGAGCTTGGTTTGTCTTTCGCCAACGGCAGCCTGCGCAGTCAGACGATCCGAACGCGCTTACTGCAGGAAGACAAAGCAGAATCGCTGCGGGTACTCTATGTGGCCATGACACGGGCCAGAGATTATCTGCTCTTGTGCGGCGGTGAGCTAAAACGGCCGGAGGCTTCCAGCTGGTGGCAGCTGCTGAGCGACTGGCTGGGACGCGAACCGCTACGCGCTGCCGCCTGCAGTGACGCGGACAGCCTGACGCTAGGGGAGCATGCTTTTCGTATCACCAGAGCGGCGCTGCCAAAAGAAGGTGTGTCAGCCGAATCTCAGCAAACCCTCGCTGCTGCCGCTGTGCCGGATGAACCTGCTGAACCTGCGGCAGGGCAGATGATTTTCCCGGTTACAACCGCTTTCACTCCAAGCGCGATGCAGCGTGAGATTGCCCTTGTGCCGCGCCCGTTGCTGAAGTTTTCCGCCACCACCCTGCTAGTCTACCGGCGCTGTCCCCGCAGCTATTATTTGCGTTATCGTTTGTGGCTGAAAGAAGCGCAGCCGGGGTTTGCCGGGACCGATCCCGATTTTTGGCAGATTGGCGGGCTCGATCGCAGAGAAGAAGAAGGTTACGATTCTGCCGATGTGGAATCCAATCAGCAGAAGCTGCCCGATGATCCGCTGCGTTTCGGTTCTCTGATTCATCGCCTCTGTGAATTGCTGACTCCGGAAACCGACCTGCAGCAGCTGTTGAACCAGGTCTTCGCTGAACCCGACTTTATTTTGCAAAGCAGCCGGCGCGAATCGGCGCAAACCCTGCTGCGGCAGCTGCAAAATCAGCCCAGCTATCGGGAAATCTTCCGTCAGCCACAGGCAACCCGCTTACGGGAGTGGCCGTTCACGGTTCTAGTGGCACCCGGTTTTCTGCTGCAGGGTGTCGTCGATTTCCTGGCGGAACAGGAAGACGGCAGTTGGCTGTTGCTCGATTATAAAACCAATCGCATCGGGGCGGCGCAAGCAGAGTCCGTTGCGGAAGGCTATGCTCTGCAGCTGCAGCTCTATTGTCTGGCGGTGGAAAAACTGACCGGCAAACCGGTTTCTCGCGCGCAGCTGGTCTTTGTGCAGCCGGGAATCTGGTGGGACGTTCCTTGCGATGCGGTCACGCTGACCAAAGCAAGACAAGAAGCGATTGCTTTGGCTGCCGCCATTGAGCGCAGTCTGGATGCGGCTGATTTTAAAAAATGCAGCCGGGAAAACTGTTATCATTGCGAATATACTTCGCTTTGCCATGACAAAAGTGAATGAAAGGAGCAACTCACGATGAAAATTACTTATTTATACAACAGCGGTTTTGCCCTGCAATGGCCGGATCACCTGGTTATCATTGATTATTGCAAAGATACGCCGGGCAAAGGTCTCTCCGACGGCGTGATCCGCCCCGCAGATTTACAAGGGTTTAAATATGTGACGGTGCTGGCCAGTCACGGCCATGCCGATCATTTTAACCCCTGCATTCTGGAATGGGCGAAAGAACGCAGGATCCACTATGTGTTTGGCTATGATATCGCGCAAAAAAACCTGAAAGCGGAAGCAACTTATCTGCGGCCGGGTCAATCGGTCAGCATCGGCGATTTGGATCTCACCGCATATGGCAGCACCGACGAAGGAGTCTCCTTTCATCTGCGCAAAAAGGATTTTTCCATTTTCCACGCCGGTGATTTAAACAACTGGCATTGGCAGGAAGAATCGACCCCGCAGGAAATCGCCGAAGCAGACGCCTGGTTCAAACGGGAACTGGATGTGATTCGCCTGCACACCCTGCCGCTGGACATCGCTTTCTTTCCCATCGATCCCAGGATGAAAACCGATATTTATCGCGGCGCTCTGCAATTTGCGGAAGCGACGCATACCACCCGCCTGATTCCGATGCACTTTGGCAATCAGTTGCCCTTGACCAGGAAATTTCTCAATGCCATTTCCCCTTACAGCTGGCTGACTTGTATCACCAATCCGGGTGATACCATCGAAGTGAAATAGCGAAAAACCACGAGGAGGAGAAGAAAAATGCAATTCAAATTAAGCCACAGCAACATCAACGTGACCGACATGCAGCGCAGTTTGGACTTCTATGAAAAAGCGCTGGGGTTAAAAATTCTACGGGACAGCAGCGCCAAAGACGGACGTTACCGCATCTGCCACCTCACCGACGGCTCCGGTATTTACAGTTTTGAAATCACCTGGCTGCGGGATAAGCAGGGGCCTTATGAACTGGGTGATAATGAATCCCACATCGCCTTTATCGTGGACGATTTTGCCGCCGCCCATCAACTGCACCAGGAGATGGGTATCATCTGCTATGAAAATCCGGGTATGGGCATCTATTTTATCGAAGATCCGGATGGTTACTGGCTGGAGATTTTGCCGGCCAAACGCTGATCTCTGCCTCTGCTCAGCCATATTTTGCTGATTTGGCAAGCCGGTGCTTTTCTGCTACTGTTTCATCAATCAATGAAATGGCCGAAGAAAAAGCATCGGCTTATTTTTTACCGCTTGACAGCCTATCCTAACATATGTTATTATTAACCTATGTTAAAGAAAGAAGGTGCTATTTTGATTCAAACTGCAATTTTAGGTTTGCTGAATAAAAAAGCCATGTCGGGTTATGATTTAAAAAAAGCCATGCAGGATTCATTGATTATGTATTGGTCCGGCAATAATAATCAGATTTATAAAGTCTTATTGGAATTGAAAAATCAGGGTCTCGTCAGCTGCCAGACCGAACATCAGGAGAGCGCTCCCTCCAAAAAAGTCTACACCATCACCGCTCAGGGCCGCATCACCCTGCAGGAACAACTCTGCAGCCTGCCGATTGAGCTGCCGGAATTTAAAAAGCCGTTTCTGATTCAATTTGCCAACGCCGACGTGCTGAGCAAAAGACAGTGGCAGGAACTGATGCTGAATTATCAAACCGAGCTGCGCAATCAGTTGCTCTTACAAAAACGAAAACAGCAGCAGGAATTGGAACAGACAAACTGCTCCGCAGAGGAGCATTGGCTTGCTGCCATGCTTTATGAAAATATTATTGGCTTTTATCAGACAGAATTGAACTGGACTGAGCGAGTCCTCTGGGGACAGTCAAATTTACGACAGGAGGAATGAACAAGATGAATTTGGAAAATATCAAAATTTTACGGCAGGAAACCGGCGCCGGTGTGCTGGACTGCCGGCAAGCGCTGCATACAGCCAATGATGACCTGAAAATCGCCATGTCGATTTTAATTGAAAAAGGATTCCATTTAGCGCAAAAAAAGGAGAATCGCATAGCGGCAGACGGCATTGCTTTTGCCGGTGTCTATGGCCCACGCGCTGTCTTGCTGGAAGTCAGCTCGGAATCCGATTTTGTAGCCGGCAACGCCTTATTTATTGCCAATGCCGAGCAGATCGCGCGGGCAATTGCGAAATATCGCCCAGCCGACCCGGAACAGCTGCTGCAGTGCCCCAGCGATGACCCGGACCTGACAGTGCGTCAGCTGATGCAGAAAATGGTCCTGATGTTTAATGAAAAAATCGTCATCCGCCGTTTTCAGATACTGAACGGTGACTTTCCGATTGCCTTTATGCATCAGAACGGTAAATACGGTGTTATTCTCAATCTAAGCGTTGACCACCCCATCGAGGCGTCGGCTCTTCAATTGATTGGCAAGGAAATTGCCATGCAAATCGCCGCGATGCAGCCCAAGTATCTGACCCGCGAGCAGATCCCACCGGCAGCTTTGGCGGCAGTCCAAGCGCAACTGCAGACAGAGCTGGAATTGGAACAAGCCATGCATAAAAAACCGCCTGCTGTCCTGGCAAAAATCCTGCAGGGGCGCCTGGAGAAATTCTACCGGGAGAACTGCTTATTGGAACAGCAAACCATCAGAGATGACAGCATTACAGTCGCTCAGTATCTGGCGGCAGCCGGCAATGCGCTGCATAGTAGGATCCAAGTCACCGAGTTTTACCGCTATCAAAAAGCGGAAGAACCCGGCAGCTGATAGATTTTTGCTTTGCTTGCCTTTATAGTAAAGGCTCCATCACAATTGGGTAACCGGCTTCCGGAACCAACCGGATGCAGGCATCCACATCCGGGGTCGCTAAGGCAAAATGCCGAATACTGCCTGAGGTGCTGCCTCCTTGCAGTTTGCAGTGATTTCTATCTTACGATTACCGGTTGACAGCATCATACCGCAGTTATTGTCGTTTCGCCAGGATCTGATTTCCCGCAAGCTAAGCAGACGCGCAAAAAAATCAACTGTCTGCCGGTATTCAGCCTCACCCAGGGTTTTTATGGCGATGTGATGCGTTCCGCTGACTTATTTACTTTTCATATTGATCTCCTCCTTGATCGGTTATTGAAAAAGGCGTACTGGTAAATTCATACCAATACGCCTTTTGATTTTGCTTTCCGAAGAGACATTCCTCCTCGAAGACAGATATTTTGTTTTGCCTATTTCATCAGATAAGTATCGAACCAACGCATAATCTGACGTAAGCGGTCCTGGCGGTTCATCGGTTTACCGCTGCGGGAAAGCTCATGGTTTTCACCGGCAAAACGGACAAATTCGCACTTATTGCCCAAACGCATCAAAGCGACATAGAACTGTTCGGCTTGTTCCATGGGGCAGCGATAATCTTCTTCGGACTGCATAAACAAGACAGGGGTTCTGACATTGGGAGCATAGCGGATCGGACTGCGTGACATGATAAATTCCTCGCCGCCTTTATCCCAAAGATCAACACCGCCCATACCGGACTTGTTGCCGACCCAGCCAATATCGGACACGCCATATTTCGTGTACATATTGGAAATGGAACGCAGAGAAACCGCTGCTTTGAAACGGTTGGTCTGGGTGATCATCCAGTTGGTCATATAACCGCCGTAAGAACCGCCAATCACACCGCAGCGACTGGCATCAAGCCAAGTATTGTCTTTCAGGGCCTGGTCGGTGATATTCATTAAGTCGGCATAGTCACCGCCGCCCCAGTCACCGATCACACCCAGCGCATGTTTCTCGCCATAGGTAGCAGACCCGCGCGGATTGCTGATTAAAACAGCATAACCGTTGGCCGCCAGTAATTGATATTCAAAGAAATAGGCATAGCCGGAAGCGCCGTAAGGGCCGCCGTGAATATTCAGAACCAAGGGGTATTTCTGCTCGGGGTCATAATTGATCGGTTTCAGCAGCCAGCCATGAACTTCGACCTGATCGCGGCTGATCGTTGAAATCGGTTCCATCCCGGCGACATAAACTTCATTCAGCAAAGCCTGATTGAGTTCGGTCAGGCGAATACCTTCTGTCATTTCCGGTGCTTTATAATAGATATTGCTGGCACAAACCGAGCCGTCCAGAACATAGGCGACCGGCATATTGCCGTCTTTCGTTAAAGCCGGTGCCGCGCTGAAACTGGTGATCGCATGTTTTCCGGTTGTGACCATCGTCTGGCTGCCGTCGTTTAAATCGAAACGATAAAGATTGGTTTCACCATGAACCGTGATCAGGGCATAAAGAGCGGAGCTGTCGCCAACCCAGGCATAAGTACCGTTGCCGCCATCGGCTCTGGCATCGCCGCCGCAGTTGTTGCCAACCGT belongs to Negativicutes bacterium and includes:
- a CDS encoding PD-(D/E)XK nuclease family protein, with protein sequence MICHFPWIPLADTGFLLPTTDLILQIQNHLAADGLGHPQPGTPRFIFTLAQLTTRLLQDARQTERLLLPREQELILLDLLKALRSQNQLRSFRFGDQQKGLAQSLLRSITTCKENGIDCRQLTLAAAAVNSARLTDLATVYTAYENRKKDIGCIDAADQPLLLLNLLQNGEIPALFHNLQALEGSYLYHLNQAEQALLQKLQELAANSAVDCSEPPALAGWEQPPCLHFLAAPDLRRETREIVRRVKQSLTGGIAPQEWCLAVRDETIYFPLLMEALQDAAVPFSCVAREAIGRQPFCQAMLTLLDTASSLRQFNLALLLRQPLLNPKADLAQSLAGLWRAEGLSGDWDAWFARLAAAERRNSRLAALQKSKEEDALNFLILPPDFFAEGRQYLEQWQQDLAQLPSAATPEQFRTAILHLMQCRQIDQNLRRLAKINLSEADFLLQEKRQRAAWQGFLQAMEQLSATAPLLLENGSWTLTEYLSELKTILKGIQLTIPFGHPAGVRLGSPSSLRGQHFYGVALLGLNDAVFPRYPVADWILEEESKRELRSCGFVIPEISSLIAKEEALFRGCLQMAGEQLLLSYSLRSNSGEALSPSPYLLYLQLAFPEAYRIQSVPASPYEVALADTVSMTEAAQAVRAGQPRQAETTAALQCDPAWLPLDLINSPSSYLRYQDCPYAYFLNYLLQLQQPQATETALSALDRGILMHRILEELTKAWQQPLYTASPPDLAACRQLIAPIVEKLWQKPELLESTPLLWQAEGQRFLRLMTTWLTEEAALFQEKQARPFLQEWKFGDDPAALLRLPGCRYPLHGKIDRVDFRQNSSGQAEVLLYDYKSGRAENYQILKTQPLEDVQLLCYMLVWQALRPEKALSAAYYFPGRGSDGQPKLIEAANQENWQTLQADTLALLAEIDRQISSGNFTAKPRKKETCGNCSYLAICRREAI
- a CDS encoding UvrD-helicase domain-containing protein, encoding MSVLSEDQQYAAEQVAQSLVLTAGAGAGKTRVLVDRYLNLLQAGLAIDQIVAITFTRKAAAEMRERVGQELRRSLTETSDPAVKQQLSRWLLLLPTANITTIHGFCSGLLRANPLEAGLDPNFSVMEEWQSSRLLQEAMRSACEQILQSKDSGLELLLLEHSPYQLIPKLCSFYQQLRNKGVTLQQLAQVSAAAPADRQVILADLAAAIRLLRAAQPRFDQRGTAVLKSWTKLLERLEDFRQIDFAAAGFEEIAALLQDSIDLCNDLTITGKAKPSKNLLLSDELIRQSKLSVSLNQLYESWLQPYYNSLLQLFQTAEQLFSQAKSKAVALDFADLEAKSLQLLQENPQILTRLQQRYQAFLIDEFQDTNYGQYAFLSLLNNSSLARSLFIAGDAQQSIYGFRGAVVELFSRLSGEIAVALQPSRLPGRKHLRSNYRSGEKIIALINAFFTPLMPDYEAMIAARQLPSETVQLELLLSSGGSAEEFRRLEAETLADRLQQMVAAKEQLVWQRESDGTEAARAVTYADIALLFRSRSSMTYYEAALRRRNLPYLVLGSRSFYQRREIEDILLCLTAIAHPDDEFTLWGWLNVPVNNLPVNALAEHVLQCRRRQQSWLQSIWFGNPQFADDWQVAWRRLTNWRYLQGHVDPAALLQRIHRDLQWETYFAGLPDGEQAMTNLWKFENLVIDASGLEFNGLEECLHYFRQLAEEENEGELTLFEEGQNAIRLMTIHAAKGLEFPVLVLPDLIRRQELPNRDLLLWHPELGLSFANGSLRSQTIRTRLLQEDKAESLRVLYVAMTRARDYLLLCGGELKRPEASSWWQLLSDWLGREPLRAAACSDADSLTLGEHAFRITRAALPKEGVSAESQQTLAAAAVPDEPAEPAAGQMIFPVTTAFTPSAMQREIALVPRPLLKFSATTLLVYRRCPRSYYLRYRLWLKEAQPGFAGTDPDFWQIGGLDRREEEGYDSADVESNQQKLPDDPLRFGSLIHRLCELLTPETDLQQLLNQVFAEPDFILQSSRRESAQTLLRQLQNQPSYREIFRQPQATRLREWPFTVLVAPGFLLQGVVDFLAEQEDGSWLLLDYKTNRIGAAQAESVAEGYALQLQLYCLAVEKLTGKPVSRAQLVFVQPGIWWDVPCDAVTLTKARQEAIALAAAIERSLDAADFKKCSRENCYHCEYTSLCHDKSE
- a CDS encoding MBL fold metallo-hydrolase; protein product: MKITYLYNSGFALQWPDHLVIIDYCKDTPGKGLSDGVIRPADLQGFKYVTVLASHGHADHFNPCILEWAKERRIHYVFGYDIAQKNLKAEATYLRPGQSVSIGDLDLTAYGSTDEGVSFHLRKKDFSIFHAGDLNNWHWQEESTPQEIAEADAWFKRELDVIRLHTLPLDIAFFPIDPRMKTDIYRGALQFAEATHTTRLIPMHFGNQLPLTRKFLNAISPYSWLTCITNPGDTIEVK
- a CDS encoding VOC family protein — its product is MQFKLSHSNINVTDMQRSLDFYEKALGLKILRDSSAKDGRYRICHLTDGSGIYSFEITWLRDKQGPYELGDNESHIAFIVDDFAAAHQLHQEMGIICYENPGMGIYFIEDPDGYWLEILPAKR
- a CDS encoding PadR family transcriptional regulator → MIQTAILGLLNKKAMSGYDLKKAMQDSLIMYWSGNNNQIYKVLLELKNQGLVSCQTEHQESAPSKKVYTITAQGRITLQEQLCSLPIELPEFKKPFLIQFANADVLSKRQWQELMLNYQTELRNQLLLQKRKQQQELEQTNCSAEEHWLAAMLYENIIGFYQTELNWTERVLWGQSNLRQEE
- the tsf gene encoding translation elongation factor Ts is translated as MNLENIKILRQETGAGVLDCRQALHTANDDLKIAMSILIEKGFHLAQKKENRIAADGIAFAGVYGPRAVLLEVSSESDFVAGNALFIANAEQIARAIAKYRPADPEQLLQCPSDDPDLTVRQLMQKMVLMFNEKIVIRRFQILNGDFPIAFMHQNGKYGVILNLSVDHPIEASALQLIGKEIAMQIAAMQPKYLTREQIPPAALAAVQAQLQTELELEQAMHKKPPAVLAKILQGRLEKFYRENCLLEQQTIRDDSITVAQYLAAAGNALHSRIQVTEFYRYQKAEEPGS
- a CDS encoding S9 family peptidase; translation: MNKRPITIDDFMGMKFPGDCQLSPDGQHIVYVHTVMDLEKNGYKSTLWLLDKTDEGWSAPHQFTYPQSSDKLIRDTAPRWTACGKGIYFMSNRSGKNQLWIIALDGGEAKQVTTWEEGLGGLVWNPSNGNEVAFSSFVPGTKPEQKNKDMRVITKLRYKFNGMGFLDPRNKHLFVMNLKTGEYKQITDGKFSEASPAWSPDGKKLAFVSSRLEDDEINEINNVWTVDIASGEIKAVSNSEGTAHDPLFSPDGKWIAYLGHEKGQGKNGVNTSILVRPVEGGAAKNLTEPFDYTVGNNCGGDARADGGNGTYAWVGDSSALYALITVHGETNLYRFDLNDGSQTMVTTGKHAITSFSAAPALTKDGNMPVAYVLDGSVCASNIYYKAPEMTEGIRLTELNQALLNEVYVAGMEPISTISRDQVEVHGWLLKPINYDPEQKYPLVLNIHGGPYGASGYAYFFEYQLLAANGYAVLISNPRGSATYGEKHALGVIGDWGGGDYADLMNITDQALKDNTWLDASRCGVIGGSYGGYMTNWMITQTNRFKAAVSLRSISNMYTKYGVSDIGWVGNKSGMGGVDLWDKGGEEFIMSRSPIRYAPNVRTPVLFMQSEEDYRCPMEQAEQFYVALMRLGNKCEFVRFAGENHELSRSGKPMNRQDRLRQIMRWFDTYLMK